CCTTGCGGCAGGCCATGACGTACGCGGCGGAGGTGCCGTAGAGGGTGGCGCCGGTCTGTTCGGCGACCCGCCACTGGGCGCTGACGTCCGGGTAGCCGGGGCTGCCGTCGTACAGGACGACGGTGGTGCCGGTGAGGAGGCCGGAGACGAGGAAGTTCCACATCATCCAGCCGGTGGAGGTGTACCAGAAGAAGCGGTCCTCGGGGCCGAGGTCGCAGTGCAGGCCGAGCTGCTTGAAGTGTTCGAGCAGGATGCCGCCCTGGGACTGGACGATGGCCTTGGGCAGGCCGGTGGTGCCGGAGGAGTAGAGGACCCAGAGCGGGTGGTCGAAGGGGACCTGTTCGAAGACCGGTTCGGTGTCGGCGGAGGTGAGGGCGGCCCAGGCGAGGGTGCCTTCGGGGGCGTCCGTGCCGAGCAGCGGGATGTGGACGACGGCGCGCAGGGTGGGCAGTTCGCGGCGCAGCTCGGCGACGGTCCCGGTGCGGTCGTGCTCCTTGCCGCCGTAGCGGTAGCCGTCGACGGTGAACAGGACGACGGGTTCGATCTGCTGGAAGCGGTCGAGGACGCTGCGGGCGCCGAAGTCGGGGGCGCAGGAGGTCCAGACTCCGCCGACGGCAGCGGTGGCGAGGAAGGCGATGACGGCCTGGGGGATGTTGGGGAGGTAGCCGCTGACGCGGTCGCCGGGGGCGACGCCGAGGGCGCGCAGCTCGGCGGCCAGGGCGCCGACCTGGCGGCGGAGTTCGGCCCAGGTGATGGGGGCCTGGGTGTGGGTCTCGTCGACGTACAGCAGGGCGGGGGTGTCGGCGCGGGCCGGGTCCTCGGCGGTACGCAGGGCGTGTTCGGCGTAGTTGAGGGTGGAGCCGGGGAACCAGGTGGCGCCGGGCATCGCGCGGTCGCCGAGGACGCTCTCGTACGGGGTGGAGAAGCGGATGTCGAACCACTCGGCCACGGCCTGCCAGAAGGTGTCGAGCTCGTCGACGGACCAGCGGTGCAGGGCGGCGTACCCGCCGTCGGCCGGGGCGCCGTACCGGGTCGCGGCCCAGTTCTGGAAGCGGGTGACGGCCGCGGCCTCGATGCGGTCGGGGCCGGGCTGCCAGAGCGGGGCGTCGGGCGTGGCTGCGGTCATGAGGGCTGCTCCCTGGCTGTACGGGTACGCGGGGTGGGCGTCGGCGCGCACGGGCTGGGGTGTGCGCGTGAGCGGCTGACACGGACGATGCCATGTGATCGTCTTCGGCACCAGGGTGGCCCCGCTCCCGGGGATGCCGGGGAGCGGCGGCCGACCTGGGTGAACGGGAGTTGAACGGAAGGTTCTGCCGGTCGGGCGGGGTGGCAGGGTGTGCGCCATGGACGGTCGTGACCTGGTGCGCCGGGTGAGGTTGGTCGGTTCGGTGCGGGGGCTGCGCACGGTGCGTTCGGCGTGGCGGCGCAGGGCCGCGGATGCGGCGGCGCTGCCGGCGCGCGGGGCGGAGCGGGCCCGGGTGCCCGGTGCGGCGACGGGTGCGGAGCCGGGTCCCGGCGGGGGCGTGGTGCGGTTCGCCCGTTCGGACCTGCGCATCCGTGTGTCGGTGGGCGGTGCGGTGTTCTGGGCGTGGGACGGGGCGGATCCGCTGCCGTCGTACGCCGTGGCGGGCGAGGCTCCCGCCCCGGACGAGCGGGCGGTGCTGGAGCCGGGCAAGGACGGCGGCTGGCAGGTGGTCGCGGAGCGGCTGACGGTGGTGGTGTCGCGGACCGGGGCGGTGGAGCTGCGGACGCCGGGCGGGGTGCTGTTGCGGCGTGAGCTGCCGCCGCGCTGGTGGGAGCCGGTGGGCGGGGGGCCGGTGCGGTGGGTGCAGCGTTCGGAGGTGCCGGCGGACGCGCGGTTCTTCGGGCTCGGCGGGCGTGCGGGCGGGCCCCGGTTGCGGGACGGGGCGTACCGGCTGTGGAACACCGATCCCGGCGGGCGTTTCGGTCCCGGGGACGATCCGCTGTATCTGACGATGCCGGTGCAGGTGGTGGTGTCGGACGCGGGGACGCATCTGGCGTTCCACGACAACAGCTGGGCGGGCCGGGTGGTGTTGCGGGAGGGCGGGGAGGGCGCCGGTTCGGGGCATGACCGGCCGGGCGCCTGCGAGGTGCGGATGGAGGGCGGGCCGCTGCGCTGCTGGGTGGTGGTGGGAACGCCGGCCCGGGTGCTCCAGGGGTGGACGGCGCTGACGGGCGCGCCGGTGTTGCCGCCCTCCTGGGCGCTGGGGCCGCAGCACGCCCGGTGGGGGTTCGGCGGTCAGGAGGGGGTGCGGCGGGTCGTCGAGGGGTACCGGGAGCGGGGGCTGCCGCTGTCCGTGCTCCATCTGGACATCGACCACTACGACGGGCACCGGGTGTTCACGGTGGACCGGGAGCGGTTCCCCGATCTGCCCGCGCTGGCGAAGGAGTTGCGCGAGGACGGGGTGCGGCTGGTGTCGGTCGTGGATCCGGCGGTGAAGGCGGAGCCGGGGGACGCGGTATTCGACGCGGGCCGGGAGGTCGGTGAGCGCGGTGCGTACGTCCGGGACGCGCGGGGGCGGGTGGTGGTCGGGGAGGCGTGGCCGGGGGCCTGCGTCTATCCGGACTTCACCGATCCGGTTGTGCGGGATTGGTGGGGATCTCTGTACGCGGAGCGGCTTGCGCTGGGCTTCTCGGGGGTCTGGCACGACATGAACGAGCCGGTCTCCTTCGCGGCGTTCGGGGATCCGTCGCTGCCGCGTTCGGCCCGGCACGTCCTGGAGGGCGCCGGGGGCGACCATCGCGAGGCGCACAACGTGTACGCGCTGGCGATGGCGCGGGCCGGGTACGAGGGGCTGCTCCGGCTGCGTCCCGAGGAGCGGCCGTTCCTCTTCTCCCGGTCGGGCTGGGCGGGGATGCAGAAGTATGGGGGCACCCGGTCCGGTGATGTGTCGACGGGGTGGCCGGGGCTGCGGGCGTCGTTGTCGCTGGTCCTGGGGCTCGGCCTGTGCGGGGTGCCGTACTCGGGTCCGGACGTGGGCGGGTTCGACGGGTTCCCGTCGCCCGAGCTGTATCTGCGGTGGTTCCAACTGGGGGCGTATCTGCCGTTGTTCCGTACGCACTCGGCCATCGACGCCGGGCGGCGGGAGCCGTGGGAGTTCGGGCCCGAGGTGCTGGAGCACGCGCGGGCGGCGCTGGTGGAGCGGGAGCGGCTGCACCCCTACTTCGTGTCGCTGTCGCATGTGGCGCGGCTGACGGGCGCGCCCTATGTACGGCCGGTGTGGTGGGGTGCGCCCGGCGACCGGGCGCTGCGGGAGTGCGAGGACGCGTTCCTGC
This sequence is a window from Streptomyces parvus. Protein-coding genes within it:
- a CDS encoding glycoside hydrolase family 31 protein codes for the protein MDGRDLVRRVRLVGSVRGLRTVRSAWRRRAADAAALPARGAERARVPGAATGAEPGPGGGVVRFARSDLRIRVSVGGAVFWAWDGADPLPSYAVAGEAPAPDERAVLEPGKDGGWQVVAERLTVVVSRTGAVELRTPGGVLLRRELPPRWWEPVGGGPVRWVQRSEVPADARFFGLGGRAGGPRLRDGAYRLWNTDPGGRFGPGDDPLYLTMPVQVVVSDAGTHLAFHDNSWAGRVVLREGGEGAGSGHDRPGACEVRMEGGPLRCWVVVGTPARVLQGWTALTGAPVLPPSWALGPQHARWGFGGQEGVRRVVEGYRERGLPLSVLHLDIDHYDGHRVFTVDRERFPDLPALAKELREDGVRLVSVVDPAVKAEPGDAVFDAGREVGERGAYVRDARGRVVVGEAWPGACVYPDFTDPVVRDWWGSLYAERLALGFSGVWHDMNEPVSFAAFGDPSLPRSARHVLEGAGGDHREAHNVYALAMARAGYEGLLRLRPEERPFLFSRSGWAGMQKYGGTRSGDVSTGWPGLRASLSLVLGLGLCGVPYSGPDVGGFDGFPSPELYLRWFQLGAYLPLFRTHSAIDAGRREPWEFGPEVLEHARAALVERERLHPYFVSLSHVARLTGAPYVRPVWWGAPGDRALRECEDAFLLGDALLVAPVLEPGVRRRAVRLPRGRWYDTATGQAYEGPGQVLVDAPLSGVPVLARAGAVIPVRDAAGEPELEVWAPAPGRTGGGLVMRDAGDGWAGAEVERYATRWEGDRVVVERDGGEGEVDCRVRVRGVADGS
- a CDS encoding acetoacetate--CoA ligase, with product MTAATPDAPLWQPGPDRIEAAAVTRFQNWAATRYGAPADGGYAALHRWSVDELDTFWQAVAEWFDIRFSTPYESVLGDRAMPGATWFPGSTLNYAEHALRTAEDPARADTPALLYVDETHTQAPITWAELRRQVGALAAELRALGVAPGDRVSGYLPNIPQAVIAFLATAAVGGVWTSCAPDFGARSVLDRFQQIEPVVLFTVDGYRYGGKEHDRTGTVAELRRELPTLRAVVHIPLLGTDAPEGTLAWAALTSADTEPVFEQVPFDHPLWVLYSSGTTGLPKAIVQSQGGILLEHFKQLGLHCDLGPEDRFFWYTSTGWMMWNFLVSGLLTGTTVVLYDGSPGYPDVSAQWRVAEQTGATLYGTSAAYVMACRKADIHPGRDFDLSRVQCVATTGSPLPPDGFRWLHDEVAEDLWIASVSGGTDVCSCFAGAVPTLPVHIGELQAPCLGTDLQSWDPAGKPLINEVGELVVTNPLPSMPIRFWNDPDGSRYHDSYFDMYPGVWRHGDWITITDHGSVIIHGRSDSTLNRQGVRMGSADIYEAVERLPEIRESLVIGLEEPDGGYWMPLFVHLTEGATLDDDLRAAIKQTIRDNLSPRHVPDEVIEVPAIPHTLTGKRIEVPVKRLLQGAELATAVNPGSVDNLDLLHFYADLAARRRA